Below is a genomic region from Bacillus sp. Marseille-P3661.
ATAGTAAAAATATAGTGATGTTTTATAGTAAAATAACGAATAAGGAAGATTTCTAAAGAAAAGTATGTATGTTCCCGCTTACATGATGGTTTTGAAATTATATGGAAATATGATAGATTGAATGTGTGCAATAGAAAAGGATATGTCAATGGAGAAATTGTTACAAATGAAAATAACGTTTATTTTTCTTTCGAGAACTAAACAATAGCTCGTTACGGTAAGGAATATTAATAGTTTCGTATTTCTTAAACATTAGATACTACTAGTTAATGTTTTATTTTTGTTTGGGATGAAACTGCCCTGTGTTTCGTTAGTCATTGTTGAAAGTTGAAAGAGAGATCGCAGCGTTATTCCTAGATAATATCGGAAGATCTGGAATAGCAGAATAAGTACCAGAATTCATGGACTAGGAGGAACGAAATAATGCCAGCAACTTTACTTAGAGAACGAGAAACAACGATAGAAGAAATGTTTAATAATGGATTTCAGAACAAATCATCTGAAAATGATCAAGTAAAAACGGAACTATTTGATCAACTCTCAAAACCGGAAGTTCAAGAATCACTTACAACACTTATTGAAAATCTACCCAAAATAGTAGAAATGACAACGGCGTTAAATAAATCGTACGACTTAATTCAATCGTTAACTACAGATCGCGTGTTGTATGAGGATTTAATGGGAGGAATGAAAGAGTTTATTGAGCCAGTTGAAAGTACAGTCAAAGGAATGGCTGCAACAGCAATCGAGGCAAAAGATCGTGCACAAGCTAACGACCAAAAAACAATTGGTCTTTTTGGTTTGCTTAAAATGTTAAAAGACCCACAAGTGCAAAAGATGTTCCGTTTTGTTCAAGCCTATTTGGATATAACATCTGAAAAACAAGCAAAAGGGAATGCCCAATAATTTAGTGGCAGGTAAAGGGGTTAATAGTATGACAAAACATATTGTAATATTAGGCGGAGGCTATGGTGGCTTACTATCAGCTTTAACAGCAAGGAAACATTTGTCTCAAAGTGATGCGCGTATTACGGTGGTTAATCGTTTTCCAACACATCAAATTATAACAGAATTACATCGCTTGGCAGCAGGAAATTTATCCGAAAAAGCAGTGGCGTTACCGCTGGAAAAATTATTTCGTGGTAAGAATATTGATTTTATTATTGATACAGTAGATAGCATTCATTTTGAAGATAAAGAAATCTCTTTAGAAAAAAACGACAACCTTCATTATGATTTATTAGTTGTTGCACTTGGTAGTCAAACTGCTTTCTTTGGTATTCCAGGACTTGAAGAACATAGTTTTAAGTTGAAATCAGTTGATGATGCGAAGCACTTACATGCACATATAGAAAAATGCATTGAGAACTACAGCCGAACTGGAAATAAAGCCGATGCAACGTTTGTAGTAGGTGGTGGAGGTTTAACCGGAATTGAATTAATCGGAGAGTTTGCTGATTTGATGCCACAGTTATGTAAAAAATACCGAGTTAATCGAAAGGACGTCACTTTAATTTGTGTTGAAGCAGGCCATAGTATTTTAAAAGGTTTTCCTGATGCACTCATTAAACGTGCGCAATCAAGTTTAGAATCACGAGGTGTTCAATTTACATTTGGGTTTCCGGTTACGAACGTAGACCCAGCTTCGGTTGAATTAAAAAGTGGGCGAAGAATTGAAACCAATACGCTTGTTTGGACAGGCGGTGTTCAAGGAAATGATGTGGTTGCCAATTCAGGTCTTGAAGTGAATCGTGGACGTGTACCTGTAAATGAGTATTTGCAATCAGCCGCTTACAAGGATGTTTTCTTTGCTGGCGATTGTGCTATTGTAATGGGACCAGATGACTG
It encodes:
- a CDS encoding DUF1641 domain-containing protein; the encoded protein is MFNNGFQNKSSENDQVKTELFDQLSKPEVQESLTTLIENLPKIVEMTTALNKSYDLIQSLTTDRVLYEDLMGGMKEFIEPVESTVKGMAATAIEAKDRAQANDQKTIGLFGLLKMLKDPQVQKMFRFVQAYLDITSEKQAKGNAQ
- a CDS encoding NAD(P)/FAD-dependent oxidoreductase — encoded protein: MTKHIVILGGGYGGLLSALTARKHLSQSDARITVVNRFPTHQIITELHRLAAGNLSEKAVALPLEKLFRGKNIDFIIDTVDSIHFEDKEISLEKNDNLHYDLLVVALGSQTAFFGIPGLEEHSFKLKSVDDAKHLHAHIEKCIENYSRTGNKADATFVVGGGGLTGIELIGEFADLMPQLCKKYRVNRKDVTLICVEAGHSILKGFPDALIKRAQSSLESRGVQFTFGFPVTNVDPASVELKSGRRIETNTLVWTGGVQGNDVVANSGLEVNRGRVPVNEYLQSAAYKDVFFAGDCAIVMGPDDCPYPPTAQLSWQMGENIGFNLFAHIKGGAMAPFEPVFSGTLGSLGRKDAVGMIGGNQTQIKGLPASLMKEASNVRYLSHIKGLFSLAY